Proteins from one Clostridia bacterium genomic window:
- a CDS encoding SGNH/GDSL hydrolase family protein, with amino-acid sequence MQSIDQIDKNLKVETSINEPDIKFLDVKNEPFRVYGLYNYKKEQVFKRMPDEVAATVNNGVAQLNFHTAGGRVRFSTDSRYVAIKAIMPSVTHFAHMPLSGTSGFDLFIDNGSSSRYYATFMPPADMKTGYESIVYFDQPGLKHITINFPLYNGLNSLYIGLQSSAHIDKGLEYKYQKPVLYYGSSITQGGCASRPGNSYQAIISRKYDCDFINLGFSGSAKGEETIVDYMSGLDICAFVCDYDHNAPSAEHLNETHERLYKRFREKSSVPIVFISKPDFDKNHQDNIKRRDIIYTTYMNALKNGDQNVYFIDGQYLFKDENRDCCTVDGCHPNDAGFLRMAEVIGYTVGSVLSKL; translated from the coding sequence ATGCAAAGCATTGATCAAATTGATAAGAATCTAAAAGTTGAAACTTCTATTAATGAGCCGGATATAAAATTTTTAGATGTAAAAAATGAGCCTTTTAGGGTTTATGGACTTTATAATTACAAAAAAGAACAGGTATTCAAACGAATGCCTGATGAAGTTGCGGCAACCGTTAATAACGGCGTAGCTCAATTAAATTTTCATACTGCTGGCGGACGGGTGCGATTTTCTACTGATTCGCGTTATGTGGCAATCAAAGCAATAATGCCTTCTGTTACACATTTCGCTCATATGCCTTTATCGGGAACATCAGGTTTTGATTTGTTCATAGATAACGGCTCAAGCAGTAGATATTATGCCACTTTCATGCCTCCAGCAGACATGAAAACAGGCTATGAATCCATAGTATATTTTGACCAGCCTGGACTAAAACATATCACTATCAATTTTCCTTTATACAATGGGTTGAACTCTTTATATATAGGACTGCAAAGTTCTGCCCATATTGATAAAGGCTTGGAATATAAATACCAAAAGCCGGTTTTATATTATGGATCCTCAATCACGCAAGGCGGATGTGCTTCTCGTCCGGGAAATAGTTATCAAGCTATTATTTCAAGAAAATATGATTGCGATTTTATTAATCTTGGCTTTTCGGGAAGTGCCAAAGGCGAGGAGACTATAGTCGATTATATGTCTGGGCTTGATATATGTGCTTTTGTATGCGATTATGACCATAATGCGCCGTCTGCTGAGCATTTAAATGAAACTCATGAAAGACTTTATAAGAGATTTAGAGAAAAATCTTCTGTGCCTATTGTTTTTATCTCAAAACCAGATTTTGATAAAAACCATCAAGACAACATTAAGAGACGAGATATTATATACACAACCTATATGAATGCCCTAAAAAATGGGGATCAAAATGTGTATTTTATTGACGGTCAATATCTTTTTAAGGATGAAAATAGAGATTGCTGCACAGTAGATGGATGTCATCCAAATGATG